From Methanosarcina lacustris Z-7289, one genomic window encodes:
- the ahbD gene encoding heme b synthase, with the protein MITMTNPPRLIAWELTAGCNLNCVHCRGSSTSSVPEGELTTEEAKHFIDEVVELGKPILIVSGGEPLTRADVFEIARYGTDAGLRVVLATNGTLLTPEIVEKLKAAGVQRLSISLDGAIAKTHDEFRGVPGAFDRTLAGIEVLRKADFPFQINTTISRRNLEEVPKTLELAKELGAVAYHVFFLVPTGRGEESDEVSPADYERVLNWFYDMQKESEIQLKATCAPHYFRIMRQRAKKEGIEISVKTHGYEAMTKGCLGGTGFCFVSSVGEVYPCGYLPVLAGNIREQSFRDVWENSEVFRKLRDPEALKGKCGICEYKKVCGGCRARAYAATGDYLEEEPYCIYKPENK; encoded by the coding sequence CTGATTACCATGACAAATCCACCAAGACTTATCGCATGGGAACTTACTGCGGGCTGCAACCTGAACTGCGTGCACTGCAGGGGGTCTTCCACTTCCTCGGTTCCTGAAGGTGAGCTTACAACCGAAGAAGCTAAACATTTCATTGATGAGGTTGTAGAGCTTGGAAAGCCAATCCTCATCGTGAGCGGAGGCGAACCTCTTACCAGAGCGGATGTCTTCGAGATCGCACGTTACGGGACTGATGCCGGGCTCAGAGTAGTGCTCGCAACAAACGGCACCCTCCTGACCCCGGAGATCGTGGAAAAGCTGAAGGCTGCAGGAGTTCAACGACTGAGCATTAGCCTTGACGGAGCGATTGCAAAGACTCATGATGAGTTTCGGGGCGTGCCAGGAGCTTTTGATAGGACTCTTGCAGGCATCGAAGTCCTCAGGAAAGCAGATTTTCCCTTCCAGATCAACACAACGATTTCAAGGCGCAACCTTGAGGAGGTCCCGAAGACCCTTGAGCTTGCAAAAGAGCTCGGAGCAGTTGCATACCATGTCTTTTTCCTTGTGCCTACAGGCAGGGGAGAAGAGTCTGATGAAGTTTCTCCAGCAGACTATGAGCGTGTCCTGAACTGGTTCTATGATATGCAGAAAGAATCGGAAATCCAGCTGAAAGCGACCTGTGCTCCCCACTATTTCAGGATAATGCGCCAGCGGGCAAAAAAAGAAGGCATCGAGATCTCCGTCAAAACCCACGGCTACGAAGCCATGACAAAGGGATGCCTCGGAGGAACCGGTTTCTGCTTCGTATCAAGCGTTGGAGAAGTCTATCCCTGTGGCTACCTTCCCGTGCTTGCCGGAAATATCAGGGAACAGTCTTTCAGGGACGTCTGGGAAAACTCCGAGGTTTTCAGGAAACTGAGAGATCCCGAAGCGCTTAAAGGAAAGTGCGGCATATGTGAATACAAAAAAGTCTGCGGAGGCTGCAGAGCAAGAGCTTATGCTGCTACAGGCGACTATCTCGAAGAAGAGC
- a CDS encoding YcdB/YcdC domain-containing protein has translation MALASAIFVAFASEDGGIIFTKEDAKQTKYLDPSTADVNISFEDAKNKLISENSEVTDESINGELIDDENFGIIWRVSSKTTNGKSIFSGIDASNGEQLFVYDGSKNVQGRDNISKDAALEIAEEYIESRVSADKINDLEFEHVNYIGPNADDVPGTYRISYARIIRGIPSVSDGIQLRINAETGEVSSYRKRWSMNEEEIALIDTEPSITDEKAVEILKEFMSNEPPIGEEKASTVKIISSNLVWKEDDEDKTHLAWCIRFMDSSFAKDDDLPASVWFDAHSGEMLLFDYSRN, from the coding sequence TTGGCACTGGCAAGTGCAATATTTGTAGCTTTTGCTTCTGAAGATGGAGGAATAATATTTACGAAAGAAGATGCAAAGCAAACAAAATACCTTGATCCTTCAACTGCAGACGTAAATATTAGTTTTGAGGATGCAAAAAACAAGCTAATCTCAGAAAATTCGGAAGTAACCGATGAATCTATCAATGGAGAATTGATTGATGATGAAAATTTTGGGATAATCTGGCGAGTAAGCTCAAAAACAACTAATGGAAAAAGCATCTTTTCAGGAATAGATGCCTCTAATGGAGAACAACTTTTTGTATACGATGGATCAAAGAATGTACAGGGCAGAGACAATATAAGCAAAGATGCTGCTCTGGAAATAGCAGAAGAATATATCGAATCCAGGGTTTCAGCAGATAAAATTAATGATCTTGAGTTTGAACATGTAAACTACATAGGACCTAATGCTGATGATGTCCCTGGAACCTACAGAATTAGCTACGCAAGAATTATCAGGGGAATACCTTCTGTTTCTGATGGAATACAGCTCAGGATCAATGCAGAAACAGGCGAAGTTTCAAGCTATCGCAAAAGATGGTCTATGAATGAGGAAGAGATAGCACTCATTGATACTGAACCAAGCATTACGGATGAAAAAGCAGTTGAGATTCTCAAAGAATTCATGAGTAACGAGCCACCTATAGGAGAAGAAAAAGCAAGTACTGTAAAAATCATTTCATCGAATCTTGTCTGGAAAGAGGACGATGAAGATAAAACTCATCTGGCATGGTGTATCCGATTCATGGATTCAAGTTTTGCAAAGGACGATGACTTACCTGCTTCAGTATGGTTTGACGCACATTCAGGAGAAATGTTGCTTTTTGATTATTCAAGAAATTAA
- the aroC gene encoding chorismate synthase: protein MAGNVFGQMFQITTWGESHGRAVGVVVDGLPAGLPFSEADIQKELDRRRPGQSEVSTPRSEADRVEILSGIFEGMSTGTPISMLVWNSDARSSSYDAIKDTPRPGHADFTYMARYGMRDHRGGGRSSARETIGRVAGGALAKLLLSHYGIRIAGHVLELGGIRAKPLSFEEILENVEKTPVRCVDLEAAEKMLEKVAALRQEGDSVGGIVEVIVKGVPAGLGEPVFDRLDADLAKALVSIPAVKGFEIGAGFEAARMRGSEMNDSFRMEDGKVTCSSNNAGGILGGISSGLDIVCRVAVKPTPSISKLQQTVDLTTRENTEIVIKGRHDPTIPPRMVPVAEAMVALVLADHMLRSGFINPRTLLE from the coding sequence ATGGCTGGAAACGTTTTCGGGCAGATGTTTCAAATCACGACCTGGGGAGAGTCCCACGGCAGGGCTGTAGGTGTCGTGGTTGACGGGCTGCCGGCTGGACTTCCTTTTTCCGAAGCCGACATCCAGAAAGAACTGGACCGTCGGCGTCCCGGGCAGAGTGAAGTTTCCACTCCCAGAAGCGAAGCTGACAGGGTGGAGATACTTTCAGGAATTTTCGAAGGCATGAGCACAGGCACCCCCATTTCCATGCTGGTCTGGAATTCTGACGCCAGGTCTTCTTCTTATGATGCTATTAAAGACACTCCCCGCCCCGGACATGCCGATTTTACATACATGGCCCGCTACGGAATGAGAGACCACCGCGGGGGAGGCAGGTCTTCAGCTCGCGAAACGATAGGCAGGGTTGCAGGCGGGGCTCTTGCAAAGCTTCTGCTTTCCCATTACGGAATCCGGATTGCAGGGCATGTGCTCGAACTTGGCGGGATCAGGGCAAAACCCCTTTCTTTTGAAGAAATCCTTGAAAACGTGGAAAAAACGCCTGTGCGCTGTGTCGATCTTGAGGCTGCTGAAAAAATGCTTGAAAAAGTCGCAGCCCTGAGGCAGGAAGGAGATAGCGTAGGTGGAATTGTCGAGGTTATTGTAAAAGGCGTGCCTGCAGGCCTTGGAGAACCGGTTTTTGACAGGCTGGATGCAGATCTTGCAAAGGCTCTTGTGAGCATCCCCGCAGTCAAAGGCTTTGAAATCGGAGCAGGATTTGAGGCCGCCCGAATGCGCGGAAGTGAAATGAACGATTCCTTCCGAATGGAAGATGGAAAAGTTACCTGTTCGAGCAATAACGCAGGCGGCATCCTCGGAGGGATTTCATCGGGCCTGGACATCGTCTGCCGTGTAGCAGTAAAGCCCACCCCTTCCATAAGTAAACTTCAGCAAACGGTTGATCTCACAACCCGGGAAAATACCGAAATAGTGATTAAAGGACGGCATGACCCCACGATTCCTCCGCGCATGGTACCGGTTGCCGAAGCCATGGTTGCCCTCGTGCTTGCCGACCATATGCTCAGGAGCGGCTTTATTAATCCCAGGACCCTGCTGGAGTAA
- a CDS encoding DUF3160 domain-containing protein, giving the protein MTDNQTDDQSDSYNDFIKTAPAENFSEKSNNLELEKESSFSGYYRKENLQFEAEVPTYSLPLQASEIANYDDFIYKIPLTNESRDLLYKNGFVVIENPAIENLPGAGNTLVNSTYKDLKVADVPIFITSDSLLHLYHIQFDETLKRAESEEFFDELWKLDKALLDASIEDYDSASGREKEAARRNVAYFAVALKLLEPESYQIGQSREDSGDILLFDSQKAKKYSVEVPSFVKTDVEAELRLIEFREGGMSPIFKYREDYSQYTPRGHYTRSEKLQNYFKAMMWHGRMSMLLQSDMISAEDPEKEAKIQTIQAFLISDHFDRDKELRDRWDRIYKVTAFYVGYSDDLGPYEYAKALDTVFGNDRYGVSFDNESLTALNTELEIYESPKIYGGTGGIIQTGSETEKETLEATKGFRFMGQRYTPDSYILQKLHPPALNIMDLLGSGRATEHLKNMGISENAEYKTRHLSLENEFGAFDEEDWNKNLYWAQLYALKPLLVSYPDGYPTFMQTEVWEDKQLNAALASWAELRHDTILYAKQTYFLGAPQIQEEKPVEGYVEPVPEFYARMLALTKMAHAGLNDMEVLDEQSDKDFTTLEHTLERLLNISIKELENKELTEEEYEFIRNFDQNIAPMLENVDIKSQMSTLVADVYTGPGGNVLEEGTGKLDLMVVAYKQPDGRIVLGAGPVMSYYEFWQPSGERLTDEEWRLMLNNYPPERPEWINSFRG; this is encoded by the coding sequence ATGACTGATAATCAAACAGATGATCAGAGCGATTCATATAATGATTTCATAAAAACCGCTCCTGCAGAGAATTTCTCCGAAAAGAGCAATAACCTTGAACTTGAAAAGGAAAGCTCCTTTTCCGGATATTACAGGAAAGAAAACTTGCAGTTCGAGGCCGAAGTTCCCACTTATTCTTTACCTCTACAGGCTTCAGAAATTGCAAATTATGACGATTTCATCTATAAAATTCCCCTGACGAACGAAAGCAGGGATTTGCTGTACAAAAATGGATTTGTTGTAATTGAAAATCCGGCTATCGAAAATCTGCCTGGGGCAGGGAATACGCTTGTAAATTCTACATATAAAGACCTGAAAGTGGCTGATGTTCCTATTTTCATCACATCGGATTCTCTTCTTCACCTTTATCATATCCAGTTTGATGAGACGCTAAAAAGGGCAGAATCTGAGGAATTTTTCGACGAGCTCTGGAAACTTGACAAAGCTCTCCTTGATGCTTCCATAGAGGATTATGACAGTGCCTCAGGGCGAGAAAAGGAAGCTGCAAGAAGAAATGTTGCATACTTTGCAGTGGCTTTGAAACTTCTTGAACCGGAATCTTACCAGATAGGGCAATCCCGGGAAGATTCGGGAGATATTCTACTCTTCGATTCTCAGAAAGCAAAAAAATACAGTGTCGAAGTTCCCTCTTTTGTAAAAACCGACGTAGAGGCTGAACTGCGCTTAATAGAATTCCGGGAAGGAGGAATGTCTCCAATTTTCAAGTACAGGGAAGATTATTCTCAGTACACCCCAAGAGGACATTACACTCGCTCTGAAAAGCTGCAGAACTACTTCAAGGCCATGATGTGGCACGGCAGAATGAGTATGCTGCTCCAATCGGACATGATTTCTGCAGAAGACCCGGAAAAGGAAGCAAAAATTCAGACTATTCAGGCCTTTTTAATTTCCGACCATTTTGACAGGGACAAAGAGCTCAGGGACAGGTGGGACAGGATTTACAAAGTGACGGCTTTTTATGTCGGCTATTCCGACGACCTCGGGCCCTATGAATATGCAAAAGCTCTGGATACTGTTTTTGGGAATGATAGATACGGAGTGAGTTTCGACAACGAAAGCCTTACAGCACTGAACACCGAACTGGAAATATATGAAAGTCCGAAAATCTACGGCGGAACAGGTGGAATTATTCAGACAGGCTCCGAAACTGAAAAAGAAACGCTTGAGGCCACAAAAGGTTTCAGGTTCATGGGTCAGAGATATACGCCAGACTCGTATATCCTCCAGAAACTCCATCCTCCTGCCCTGAATATAATGGATCTACTTGGTTCTGGAAGAGCCACGGAACACCTTAAAAATATGGGTATTTCCGAAAACGCAGAATACAAAACGCGTCACTTATCTCTGGAAAACGAATTTGGGGCTTTTGATGAAGAGGACTGGAATAAAAACCTCTACTGGGCTCAACTGTACGCCTTAAAGCCTCTCCTCGTAAGCTATCCTGATGGTTATCCCACATTCATGCAGACCGAAGTTTGGGAAGATAAACAGCTTAATGCCGCCCTTGCTTCCTGGGCCGAGCTCAGGCACGATACTATACTCTATGCAAAGCAGACCTACTTCCTGGGCGCCCCCCAAATTCAGGAAGAAAAACCTGTAGAGGGATATGTGGAACCGGTTCCTGAATTCTATGCCCGGATGCTTGCTCTTACCAAAATGGCACATGCCGGGTTAAATGATATGGAAGTGCTTGATGAGCAGTCGGATAAAGACTTTACAACTCTTGAACACACTCTTGAAAGGCTGTTGAATATCTCGATTAAAGAGCTTGAAAACAAAGAGCTGACAGAGGAAGAGTACGAGTTCATCAGGAATTTTGATCAGAATATAGCTCCAATGCTTGAGAATGTGGATATAAAGTCCCAGATGTCCACACTGGTTGCGGATGTTTATACAGGTCCGGGAGGAAATGTCCTGGAAGAAGGAACCGGAAAACTGGACCTGATGGTAGTAGCATATAAACAGCCCGATGGCAGGATAGTGCTCGGAGCAGGGCCTGTAATGAGTTACTATGAGTTCTGGCAGCCCTCAGGAGAAAGGTTGACTGATGAAGAATGGAGATTGATGCTGAATAATTACCCTCCTGAAAGACCTGAGTGGATTAATTCCTTTAGGGGGTAA